The proteins below are encoded in one region of Paenibacillus sp. YYML68:
- a CDS encoding aldehyde dehydrogenase family protein: MNHETTVLPVYGVFVDGAWELSAETMEVLDKYTLQPTAQIADASPEQVSRAVESAAAAMKKPFSPYERYKVLARAAELLLARRDEFAATLAAEVGKPIRESRGEVERAAQTLLISAEEAKRIHGEGVPVEAAPGSEQRLAFSIRVPVGVIAAITPFNVPLNLVCHKIGPALAAGNSVVLKPSEVTPLVALKLADVLAEAGLPSGRLNVVTGDGAVIGGLLLDDARVQMYSFTGSVRVGRLIRERAGLRKVALELGNNSANIVHHDCDLQLAVDMIAAKGFNNAGQVCISVQRVFVHESIADVFVERLKAKTEQLVMGDPREEATDIGPMISVREAERVESWVNEALEQGAVLVSGGKRDGAFYPPTILTGVKADMKVCKQEVFGPVVAIETYATADEAIAKANDSEYGLQAGLFTKDLQLAMKAAKELEVGGLIINDASAYRVDQMPYGGVKNSGTGKEGPAYAIMEMTEEKLIVFNL; the protein is encoded by the coding sequence ATGAATCATGAGACAACCGTGCTTCCCGTCTATGGCGTATTCGTGGATGGTGCTTGGGAATTGAGCGCCGAGACGATGGAGGTGCTTGATAAATATACGCTGCAGCCCACAGCACAGATTGCCGACGCAAGTCCTGAGCAGGTGTCCCGCGCCGTAGAGAGCGCAGCAGCGGCGATGAAGAAGCCGTTCTCTCCGTATGAACGGTACAAGGTGCTGGCTAGGGCGGCTGAGCTGCTGCTCGCCCGCCGCGACGAATTCGCCGCGACACTGGCCGCTGAGGTCGGCAAGCCGATTCGCGAGTCGCGCGGCGAGGTCGAGCGGGCGGCGCAGACGCTGCTGATCTCGGCCGAGGAGGCGAAGCGCATTCACGGCGAAGGCGTGCCTGTCGAGGCAGCGCCGGGCTCGGAGCAGCGCCTCGCGTTCTCGATTCGCGTGCCCGTCGGCGTCATCGCGGCGATTACGCCGTTCAACGTGCCGCTCAATCTCGTCTGCCACAAGATCGGCCCTGCGCTCGCCGCAGGCAACAGCGTCGTGCTGAAGCCATCGGAGGTGACGCCGCTAGTCGCGCTGAAGCTGGCAGACGTGCTTGCTGAGGCGGGACTTCCGTCCGGTCGATTGAATGTAGTGACAGGAGACGGCGCTGTGATCGGCGGACTGCTGCTCGACGATGCGCGGGTGCAGATGTATTCGTTCACGGGCAGCGTCCGCGTGGGACGACTCATCCGCGAGCGTGCCGGACTTCGCAAGGTGGCGCTCGAGCTGGGCAACAATTCTGCGAACATCGTGCATCACGATTGTGATCTTCAGCTGGCAGTTGACATGATCGCGGCCAAAGGGTTCAATAATGCTGGGCAGGTATGCATCTCGGTACAGCGTGTGTTCGTGCATGAGTCGATTGCAGACGTATTCGTCGAGCGGCTGAAGGCGAAGACGGAGCAGCTCGTCATGGGCGATCCGCGCGAGGAAGCGACCGATATCGGGCCGATGATCAGCGTCAGGGAGGCTGAGCGCGTAGAGAGCTGGGTGAACGAGGCGCTTGAGCAGGGAGCGGTGCTCGTCTCCGGCGGCAAGCGGGACGGAGCCTTTTATCCCCCGACCATCCTGACAGGTGTGAAAGCCGATATGAAGGTGTGCAAGCAGGAAGTATTCGGGCCGGTTGTCGCGATCGAGACGTATGCGACAGCTGACGAGGCGATCGCGAAGGCGAACGATTCCGAATACGGGCTGCAGGCGGGCTTGTTCACGAAGGATCTGCAATTGGCGATGAAGGCGGCCAAGGAGCTCGAGGTCGGCGGACTGATCATTAATGACGCTTCGGCGTACCGGGTCGATCAGATGCCGTACGGCGGCGTCAAGAACAGCGGCACCGGCAAGGAAGGCCCTGCCTATGCGATCATGGAGATGACGGAAGAGAAGCTGATCGTCTTTAACCTATAA
- a CDS encoding ketose-bisphosphate aldolase, with translation MPFISGKTMLDHAFQHGYAVGAFSAHNAETIQAILWAAEAEQAPVMIQVGQRVIHYIGLEAMKVMIDTFAQGMTVPVCIHLDHSRQYVQTMQAIQVGFQSVMFDGSALDFEQNASITRKVAEAARALGIGSEGEIGKIGGTEDDITVAEEDAMITSVNDAVQFVEATDVDYLAVSIGTAHGIYKNPPKLAFDRLKEIRDAVNRPIVLHGGSDVPDEQIRRAVELGIAKINVDTELRQSFTLGMLEVLDANRDEYHLAVSLGRGREVMQQKVQEKIRLFGSAGKAEEVLRLL, from the coding sequence ATGCCATTCATATCAGGTAAAACGATGCTCGACCATGCGTTCCAGCACGGCTATGCCGTCGGTGCCTTCAGCGCTCACAACGCGGAGACGATTCAAGCAATTCTATGGGCTGCGGAGGCAGAGCAAGCGCCGGTCATGATTCAGGTCGGTCAGCGTGTCATCCATTATATCGGCCTTGAGGCGATGAAGGTGATGATTGATACGTTCGCTCAAGGCATGACAGTGCCCGTATGCATCCATCTCGATCACAGCAGACAATATGTCCAGACGATGCAGGCGATTCAGGTCGGCTTCCAGTCGGTCATGTTCGACGGCTCGGCGCTCGACTTCGAGCAGAACGCTTCGATCACGCGTAAGGTAGCCGAGGCGGCTCGCGCGCTCGGAATCGGCTCGGAGGGCGAGATTGGCAAGATCGGCGGCACGGAGGATGACATTACGGTCGCTGAAGAGGACGCGATGATTACGTCGGTCAACGATGCGGTCCAATTCGTAGAGGCGACAGATGTTGACTATCTCGCCGTATCGATTGGTACAGCGCATGGTATATATAAGAATCCGCCGAAGCTTGCGTTCGACCGGCTGAAGGAAATTCGCGATGCGGTGAACCGTCCAATCGTGCTGCACGGCGGCTCAGACGTGCCGGATGAGCAGATTCGACGTGCGGTGGAGCTCGGTATTGCGAAGATTAACGTCGATACGGAGCTGCGTCAATCGTTCACGCTCGGGATGCTAGAGGTGCTGGATGCGAATCGTGACGAGTACCATCTTGCGGTATCACTTGGTCGCGGTCGTGAAGTGATGCAGCAGAAGGTACAGGAGAAGATCAGACTATTCGGCAGCGCAGGTAAGGCAGAAGAAGTACTACGACTTCTGTAA
- a CDS encoding GntR family transcriptional regulator, whose translation MTIQPFSPGDIDPSKNIALYIQVKNMLLKLIHNQTWRPHTLIPTEQELMDMFSVSRTTIRQAITMLVQEGLLEKRQGKGTIVLPMKLVGNLGRLKGFAEEVVERGMVPHSKLIRAEFMTILDYERSQLQLPEHARVLLIERIRFANDTPIAIERSCWPEPIGQILMKFDLHAAKYYEILEQHDIFLKQAREKISALNATVHEADLLGIRGGEALLEMTRLSCGIDGQPIEYTKTKYRSDQYSYDIELTR comes from the coding sequence ATGACCATTCAACCTTTCAGTCCCGGAGACATCGATCCTAGTAAGAACATCGCCCTCTACATTCAGGTGAAAAATATGCTGCTCAAGCTGATCCACAACCAAACGTGGCGTCCGCACACGCTGATCCCGACGGAGCAGGAGCTGATGGATATGTTCAGCGTCAGCCGTACGACGATCCGTCAGGCGATTACGATGCTCGTCCAGGAGGGCTTGCTGGAGAAGCGGCAGGGCAAGGGTACGATTGTGCTGCCGATGAAGCTGGTCGGCAATCTCGGGAGGCTGAAGGGCTTCGCGGAGGAGGTCGTGGAGCGGGGCATGGTGCCGCACTCCAAGCTGATCCGCGCCGAATTCATGACGATTCTCGACTATGAGAGATCGCAGCTGCAGCTGCCGGAGCATGCTCGGGTGCTGCTGATTGAGCGCATCCGGTTCGCCAACGATACGCCGATTGCGATCGAGCGCAGCTGCTGGCCGGAGCCGATCGGGCAGATTCTGATGAAGTTTGATTTGCACGCGGCCAAATATTATGAAATTCTCGAGCAGCACGACATCTTCCTCAAGCAAGCGAGGGAAAAAATATCGGCGCTCAACGCAACCGTTCACGAGGCCGATCTGCTCGGCATTCGCGGAGGCGAGGCGCTGCTGGAGATGACGCGCCTGAGCTGCGGCATCGACGGACAGCCGATCGAATATACGAAGACAAAATACAGAAGTGACCAGTACAGCTACGATATCGAGCTGACCCGCTAA
- a CDS encoding diphosphate--fructose-6-phosphate 1-phosphotransferase: MRKIAVGQAGGPTAVINASLVGLLDGLYETNTVYAVMNGYQGLVEDDMEPLEEHSLEWVQQHKLVPGACLGSGRYPFTNERMQQAVEQLKRRGIDTLVFIGGNGTMAALQRLSVLAEEMHYKLQVIGIPKTVDNDLSCTDHAPGFASAARYVAMTARDISKDLEAMRNFEQVRIIETMGRNAGWLALSSGYLKTCDCDGPHHIYVPERPLAASQFLSDVQSSVQAFGMATIVVSEGFTFEGTAQVEREVVQGRPVLGGIAAQMEAIVREQLGLTVRSENMGMHQRSAMYAVSEQDLHEAYEVGAKAAEYVTSGLSNRMVSIQRRDTIEYNYDLVPVPLEDVMREGERLLPDIFIEDPARYYTWLQPIVGEPVPAYPAMRRRSVRSS; the protein is encoded by the coding sequence ATGCGTAAAATAGCCGTAGGGCAAGCAGGGGGACCGACGGCTGTCATTAATGCCAGCTTGGTCGGACTTCTGGACGGATTATATGAGACGAACACCGTCTATGCGGTCATGAACGGGTATCAAGGCTTGGTTGAGGACGACATGGAGCCGCTCGAGGAGCATAGTCTCGAATGGGTGCAGCAGCATAAGCTCGTACCTGGCGCGTGTCTAGGATCCGGGCGGTATCCGTTCACGAACGAGAGGATGCAGCAGGCGGTGGAGCAGCTGAAGCGCCGCGGGATCGACACGCTGGTGTTCATCGGCGGCAACGGCACGATGGCGGCGCTGCAGAGGCTGTCTGTGCTGGCGGAGGAGATGCACTACAAGCTGCAGGTGATCGGCATCCCGAAGACAGTCGATAACGACCTGTCTTGCACCGATCATGCGCCTGGCTTCGCCAGCGCCGCACGTTACGTCGCGATGACCGCGCGTGATATTAGCAAGGATCTGGAGGCAATGCGCAACTTCGAGCAGGTGCGAATCATCGAGACGATGGGGCGTAATGCAGGCTGGCTCGCGCTTAGCAGTGGGTACTTGAAGACGTGCGATTGTGACGGACCGCATCACATTTATGTGCCGGAGCGACCGCTTGCGGCTAGTCAGTTTCTAAGCGATGTGCAGAGCAGCGTGCAGGCGTTCGGTATGGCCACGATCGTCGTCAGCGAAGGCTTCACGTTCGAAGGAACGGCCCAGGTCGAGCGCGAGGTGGTGCAGGGGCGGCCTGTGCTTGGCGGCATCGCTGCCCAGATGGAGGCGATCGTGCGAGAGCAGCTTGGCTTGACGGTTCGCTCCGAGAACATGGGCATGCACCAGCGCAGTGCGATGTACGCGGTATCCGAGCAGGATCTGCACGAAGCGTACGAGGTTGGCGCGAAGGCAGCGGAATATGTGACGTCTGGACTATCGAATCGGATGGTTAGTATACAAAGGCGGGACACAATCGAGTATAATTATGATCTGGTGCCGGTGCCGCTGGAGGATGTGATGCGGGAGGGGGAGCGTCTGCTGCCCGATATCTTCATTGAAGATCCCGCTCGATACTACACATGGCTGCAGCCGATAGTCGGCGAGCCGGTGCCCGCCTATCCCGCTATGCGCAGAAGGAGTGTTCGTTCGTCATGA
- a CDS encoding L-fucose/L-arabinose isomerase family protein → MLDTSVLYVPIGRKTFDMAAAAEVRLASSAMLKEQVNRLYEPEAIITSVEELTVFLESVKDVAFDTVLYQSVTFADGEFVLKALEYVNTPYVVWSVREPSVGGRLRLNSLTGGNSTSHVLKYRKHPYSFVFGNATEAALQQKLVRQLQVNRVISRLKQLTIGVIGEHPPGFFFSDADESLLKQSLGVTIHKLDLHKAFAECVDIEESRWVQAVERAERQVVGLNRSDETVRKFAQFYTYVKDYIEGNGIQAIAVRCWPDFFVELGAAACSTLSQFTEDGVMSSCESDIHGSISMFILNQLSGGEAPYLGDLVHIDESRNSAVFWHCGAGAYSLAHPSTGARAGVHPNRKMGFAMDFGLKPGGVTIFRLSYIEGEYRLLVMRGEALDAPQAFHGTSVEVRLNADVSQTLGSLMLDGFEPHYAIVYADVADSLIELGRQLGLTTIVYD, encoded by the coding sequence ATGTTAGATACATCGGTATTGTATGTGCCGATCGGACGCAAGACGTTCGATATGGCCGCGGCGGCGGAGGTGCGTCTTGCTTCGTCAGCTATGCTGAAGGAGCAGGTCAACCGTCTGTATGAGCCGGAAGCGATTATAACGTCGGTGGAGGAGCTGACGGTCTTCCTAGAGTCGGTCAAGGATGTAGCGTTCGATACAGTGCTGTATCAGAGTGTGACGTTCGCTGACGGTGAATTCGTACTGAAGGCGCTGGAATATGTCAATACGCCTTATGTCGTCTGGTCGGTACGGGAGCCGAGCGTAGGCGGAAGGCTGCGCCTGAACTCGCTCACTGGCGGCAACAGCACGTCCCACGTGCTGAAGTACCGCAAGCATCCGTATTCCTTCGTCTTCGGCAATGCAACGGAAGCTGCTCTGCAGCAGAAGCTTGTACGCCAGCTGCAGGTGAATCGGGTCATCTCGCGATTGAAGCAGCTGACGATTGGCGTAATCGGCGAGCATCCGCCAGGCTTCTTCTTCTCCGATGCCGATGAGTCGTTATTGAAGCAGTCGCTAGGCGTCACCATTCATAAGCTGGACCTGCACAAGGCGTTCGCGGAATGTGTGGATATTGAGGAGAGCCGCTGGGTGCAGGCGGTGGAGCGTGCGGAGCGTCAAGTGGTCGGATTGAATCGGTCGGATGAGACGGTACGTAAGTTCGCGCAATTTTATACCTATGTCAAGGATTATATTGAAGGGAACGGTATACAAGCGATAGCGGTGCGCTGCTGGCCGGATTTCTTCGTGGAGCTGGGCGCGGCGGCTTGCTCGACCTTGTCCCAATTCACGGAGGACGGCGTCATGTCCTCGTGCGAGTCTGATATTCACGGGTCGATCTCGATGTTCATACTGAACCAGCTGAGCGGAGGCGAAGCGCCTTATCTTGGCGATCTGGTCCACATCGACGAATCGCGCAACTCGGCGGTGTTCTGGCATTGCGGCGCAGGCGCTTACTCCCTCGCACATCCGTCGACCGGAGCCCGGGCAGGTGTACACCCGAATCGGAAAATGGGCTTCGCCATGGACTTCGGCCTCAAGCCGGGCGGCGTGACGATCTTCCGTCTCAGCTACATCGAAGGCGAGTATAGACTGCTCGTCATGCGCGGAGAGGCGCTGGATGCGCCGCAAGCGTTCCACGGCACGTCGGTTGAGGTTCGTCTGAACGCCGATGTCAGCCAGACGCTAGGCAGCCTCATGCTGGACGGCTTCGAGCCTCATTACGCGATCGTCTATGCGGATGTTGCGGACAGCCTGATCGAGCTGGGACGTCAGCTAGGCTTAACGACGATCGTGTACGATTAA
- a CDS encoding alpha-glucosidase: MNEPMTVSDDLLCVRHMNDGFEVYHQGLLVFKHTEDSPMLYVGRGEETIDMYRGNFDIRDYVVERTPLRYAELEQKGGVCTARLSSSRGGESLVELVFKTAEGRLEVEFVRSEPWMNRVWLRVHAEPSEYVYGCGEQMSHFNMRGKHFPLWTSEPGVGRNKSTYVTWQADVLDKAGGDYYTTNYPQPTYISSRKYVCHVETTAYADFDFRSSAYHELQVWEVPKAVTIEAAPSFLELAERVSAMFGRQPELPEWTYNGIWLGIQGGTEVVEQKLERVLAKGLKVGGVWCQDWQGKRITSFGKRLMWNWRWNPQEYPELDRKLHEWKEQGIRFLGYINPYVAVEGDLFKTASEHHYLALNEQGDVYLVDFGEFDCGVVDFTNPEAFAWYKSVIRDNMIDFGLDGWMADFGEYLPTDVVLHNGVSAKMMHNAWPVIWAQVNYEAVREAGKLGEIVYFMRAGYSGIQQYCTLLWAGDQSVDWTLDDGLASVIPAALSSGIVGNGLHHSDIGGYTSLHGNKRTKELFMRWAEMAAFTPVMRTHEGNRPYDCWQFDSDDETLEHLVRMTDVYVKLAPYTKQLVKVNAESGIPLQRPLFMHYESDEISYTLQYQYMYGSELLVAPVYVPEQTEWEVYLPQDEWVHLWSGTVYTGGETVKVAAPLGEPPVFYRKDSAYAQLFREIAGLDNRFQ, translated from the coding sequence ATGAATGAGCCGATGACCGTCAGCGACGACCTGCTGTGCGTACGTCATATGAATGATGGGTTTGAAGTGTATCATCAAGGACTGCTCGTGTTCAAGCACACCGAGGACAGCCCGATGCTATATGTAGGACGCGGTGAAGAGACGATTGATATGTACCGCGGCAACTTCGATATTCGCGATTATGTGGTGGAGCGGACGCCGCTCAGGTATGCCGAGCTGGAGCAAAAGGGCGGCGTCTGTACGGCACGCTTGTCGAGCTCTCGCGGGGGGGAGTCGCTCGTGGAGCTCGTCTTCAAGACGGCGGAGGGCCGTCTCGAGGTGGAGTTCGTGAGGAGCGAGCCGTGGATGAACCGGGTATGGCTGCGCGTCCACGCCGAGCCTAGCGAGTACGTGTACGGCTGCGGTGAGCAGATGTCGCATTTCAATATGCGCGGCAAGCACTTCCCGCTCTGGACGTCGGAGCCCGGTGTCGGTCGCAACAAGAGCACCTACGTGACGTGGCAGGCTGATGTGCTGGATAAGGCGGGCGGCGACTATTATACGACGAACTATCCGCAGCCGACCTACATATCGAGCCGCAAGTATGTGTGTCATGTCGAGACGACGGCCTATGCCGATTTCGACTTCCGCAGCAGCGCGTACCATGAGCTGCAGGTGTGGGAGGTGCCGAAGGCTGTTACGATCGAGGCTGCGCCGTCGTTCCTCGAGCTGGCGGAGCGGGTGTCGGCGATGTTCGGACGTCAGCCGGAGCTGCCGGAGTGGACGTACAACGGCATCTGGCTCGGTATTCAGGGCGGGACCGAGGTCGTGGAGCAGAAGCTCGAGCGCGTGCTGGCGAAGGGACTGAAGGTCGGCGGTGTATGGTGCCAGGACTGGCAGGGTAAGCGCATTACGTCGTTCGGCAAGCGGCTCATGTGGAATTGGCGCTGGAACCCGCAGGAATACCCGGAGCTCGATCGCAAGCTCCACGAATGGAAGGAGCAAGGCATCCGCTTCCTCGGCTACATCAACCCTTATGTGGCGGTGGAGGGCGACCTGTTCAAGACGGCGAGCGAGCATCACTATTTGGCTTTGAACGAGCAGGGTGACGTATATTTGGTTGACTTCGGCGAGTTCGATTGCGGCGTCGTTGACTTCACGAATCCCGAGGCGTTCGCTTGGTATAAGAGCGTAATACGAGACAACATGATTGACTTCGGCCTCGACGGGTGGATGGCGGACTTCGGCGAATATTTGCCAACGGATGTTGTCCTGCACAACGGTGTCAGTGCGAAGATGATGCACAACGCATGGCCGGTCATCTGGGCGCAGGTCAATTACGAGGCGGTCCGCGAGGCTGGCAAGCTGGGTGAGATCGTGTACTTCATGCGGGCGGGCTACTCGGGTATCCAGCAATACTGCACGCTGCTGTGGGCTGGCGATCAGAGCGTCGATTGGACGCTGGATGATGGTCTTGCCTCGGTTATTCCGGCGGCGCTGTCATCGGGAATCGTTGGCAATGGTCTGCACCACAGTGACATCGGCGGCTATACGAGCTTGCACGGTAACAAGCGGACGAAGGAGCTGTTCATGCGGTGGGCGGAGATGGCGGCGTTCACACCAGTCATGCGCACACATGAAGGGAATCGTCCTTATGATTGCTGGCAGTTCGACAGCGATGATGAGACGCTGGAGCATCTCGTGCGCATGACCGACGTCTATGTGAAGCTTGCACCGTACACGAAGCAGCTCGTGAAGGTGAATGCAGAGAGCGGCATTCCGCTGCAGCGCCCGCTGTTCATGCATTATGAGAGCGATGAGATAAGCTACACGCTGCAGTACCAATATATGTACGGCTCGGAGCTGCTCGTCGCCCCGGTGTACGTGCCGGAGCAGACGGAGTGGGAGGTCTACTTGCCGCAGGATGAGTGGGTTCACCTGTGGAGCGGGACGGTCTACACGGGCGGAGAGACGGTTAAGGTCGCGGCACCGCTTGGCGAGCCGCCGGTGTTCTACCGCAAGGACTCGGCTTATGCGCAGCTGTTCCGTGAGATCGCTGGGCTTGATAATCGTTTCCAATGA
- a CDS encoding DUF4867 family protein: MMIGMQERLQELRELNKELKLYSIHDEAFAPYGKVLDGYDWSGLLEALDQTAIPEDGNVYVGSAPELESFRLKEELAAGVYGGMDVQIGYCNGRNSTLNGLEYHKCSEINVGATDLVLLLGKVQSIRSNTFEAAKVEGFYIPRGTAVELYATTLHFAPCKVDAGGFKCAVVLLRGTNEPLPAEVSRTTEEDQLLFMRNKWLLAHPERKLLMDRGAYPGIDGPNIEVRYPGV; encoded by the coding sequence ATGATGATCGGCATGCAGGAGCGGTTGCAGGAGCTGCGGGAGCTGAATAAGGAGCTTAAGCTGTATTCCATACACGATGAGGCCTTCGCGCCATATGGGAAAGTGCTGGACGGCTACGATTGGTCGGGCTTGCTCGAGGCTCTCGACCAGACAGCGATTCCCGAGGACGGCAATGTGTATGTGGGCTCGGCGCCCGAGCTGGAGTCGTTCCGGCTGAAGGAGGAGCTGGCCGCGGGAGTATACGGCGGAATGGATGTTCAGATCGGCTATTGCAATGGCCGCAATTCGACGCTGAACGGACTGGAATACCACAAGTGCAGCGAGATTAACGTCGGGGCGACGGATCTGGTGCTGCTGCTGGGGAAGGTGCAGTCGATCCGCTCGAATACGTTCGAGGCGGCGAAGGTGGAGGGCTTCTACATTCCGCGCGGCACGGCGGTCGAGCTGTATGCGACGACGCTGCATTTTGCCCCGTGTAAGGTGGATGCTGGAGGCTTCAAGTGTGCGGTGGTGTTGCTTCGGGGAACGAATGAGCCGCTTCCGGCCGAGGTGAGCCGGACGACTGAGGAGGACCAGCTGCTGTTCATGCGCAACAAGTGGCTGCTGGCCCATCCCGAGCGGAAGCTGCTGATGGATAGAGGGGCGTATCCGGGCATCGACGGACCGAATATAGAGGTTCGCTATCCGGGCGTCTAG
- a CDS encoding carbohydrate ABC transporter permease, with amino-acid sequence MNQLNKESAAASALKKLILTLYGLLVLVPVSIVVLASFKEMTELFKDPLGWPEQFTLNNYMHMFKEQALGQYFMNSVFVTLSTIFCILFFSSLLAYAIYRFSGWKGTALYGLFAAGMMVPPQVNMIPIYSLVADLNLTNTLSGLIAVSIAIFMPVAVFILAGFMKSMPKEMIEAASIDGANEWQTYGRIVLPLSMPSISASAIFLSVMIWNDLLFPLLLINSSDKKTLPLALLQFQGEFMTNFPMIFAGVIIASAPMVIAYVLLQRYFVEGVTAGSVKG; translated from the coding sequence ATGAATCAACTGAACAAGGAATCGGCTGCGGCCAGCGCGCTGAAAAAGCTGATCTTGACTCTATACGGTCTACTCGTGCTGGTGCCGGTGTCGATTGTCGTGCTGGCATCGTTCAAGGAGATGACCGAGCTGTTCAAGGACCCGCTCGGCTGGCCGGAGCAGTTCACGCTTAACAATTACATGCACATGTTCAAGGAGCAGGCGCTTGGACAATATTTTATGAACAGTGTATTCGTCACGCTCTCTACGATCTTCTGTATCCTGTTCTTCTCCAGTCTGCTCGCTTATGCGATCTACCGGTTCTCCGGGTGGAAAGGGACGGCGCTGTACGGCTTGTTCGCCGCCGGAATGATGGTGCCGCCGCAGGTGAATATGATTCCGATCTATTCGCTCGTCGCGGATCTGAACCTGACGAATACGCTGAGCGGACTCATCGCGGTGTCGATTGCGATCTTCATGCCGGTCGCTGTCTTTATCCTCGCGGGCTTCATGAAGTCGATGCCGAAGGAGATGATCGAGGCGGCCTCGATCGATGGAGCGAATGAATGGCAGACGTATGGCCGAATTGTATTGCCGTTGTCGATGCCTTCGATCTCCGCGTCCGCGATCTTCCTCTCCGTGATGATCTGGAACGATCTGTTGTTCCCGCTGCTGCTCATCAATTCGAGCGATAAGAAGACGCTGCCGCTGGCGCTACTCCAATTCCAGGGTGAGTTCATGACGAACTTCCCGATGATATTCGCAGGTGTCATTATTGCTTCCGCACCAATGGTCATCGCTTATGTGCTGCTGCAGCGCTACTTCGTGGAAGGGGTAACAGCAGGCTCGGTGAAGGGGTAG
- a CDS encoding carbohydrate ABC transporter permease — MKHGKSLYLFVVPGLLIYTLFFVFPTLNGLVLSFTEWDGFSEKTWVGLHNYEKMLFGDVIFMKALTNNLKFMLCVVVFQTLFSLIFAIMVARNSKANIFYRAVYFFPTIISSIAVAFIWSFMFNPNVGVINSVLSRIGMDMLSQNWLGDPKLAMYSIAFVQVWAHTGQMIVIFVAGIQSIPEELYEAVYLDGATKWQAFLNVTWPMVAPAATIVVAYTTIQSFKAFDLIFALTGGGPAYSTEILSTYIYHTAFQGSEFGYAAAQSMGFMVIIAVITLGQFKLLRNRAV, encoded by the coding sequence ATGAAGCACGGAAAATCGCTATATTTATTCGTTGTGCCGGGACTGCTCATCTACACGCTGTTCTTCGTCTTCCCGACGCTGAACGGTCTTGTCCTATCCTTCACGGAATGGGACGGATTTTCGGAGAAGACCTGGGTCGGCCTGCACAATTACGAGAAGATGCTGTTCGGTGACGTTATCTTTATGAAGGCGCTGACGAACAACCTGAAGTTCATGCTATGCGTCGTCGTCTTCCAGACGTTGTTCTCGCTCATATTCGCCATTATGGTCGCCAGAAATTCGAAGGCGAACATCTTCTACCGCGCCGTCTATTTCTTCCCGACGATTATCTCGTCGATCGCGGTAGCGTTCATCTGGAGCTTCATGTTCAACCCGAATGTCGGGGTCATCAACAGTGTGCTGTCGCGTATTGGTATGGATATGCTGTCGCAAAACTGGCTCGGCGATCCGAAGCTCGCCATGTACTCCATCGCCTTTGTTCAGGTGTGGGCGCATACGGGCCAGATGATCGTCATCTTCGTCGCTGGCATTCAGTCGATCCCAGAGGAGCTGTACGAGGCGGTATACCTCGATGGTGCAACCAAGTGGCAGGCATTCCTGAACGTCACGTGGCCGATGGTCGCTCCTGCCGCGACAATAGTCGTCGCCTATACGACGATCCAATCGTTCAAGGCGTTCGATCTGATCTTCGCGCTTACAGGCGGCGGACCGGCGTATTCGACCGAAATTTTGTCCACGTATATATACCACACGGCATTCCAGGGCTCGGAGTTCGGCTATGCGGCTGCCCAATCGATGGGCTTCATGGTCATCATCGCTGTCATTACACTCGGACAGTTCAAGCTGCTGCGCAACCGCGCCGTATAA